Within Candidatus Eisenbacteria bacterium, the genomic segment GCTCACGATATCGGCGCCGGCCTCGGCATGGACCAAGGCCATTTTCGCCAACTGCTGCACGCTCTCATCATTGACGACCTCGCCGTTCTTCATGAGACCGCAATGACCGTGAGTTGTATAAGCGCAGAGACAGACATCGGTGATCAGGATGATCTCTTCGCCGAACCTTTCGCGCAGCGCGCGCAGCGCGCGCGGAATGATTCCGTCCTTGTCGGCGGCGCCTTCACCCGCTTCGTCTTTTTTACCGGGGATTCCGAAGAGCAGATGGCTCTTTAGTCCCAGCCCCACATCCGACGCGATCTCGCCCAGCAGGCTGTCGACGGAAACATGTTTCACACCCGGCATGCTGGGGATCTCTTCGCTGACGCCATTCCCCTCCACGACAAAGTGGGGGGTTACAAGATGCCGGGGAGCGAGGCTGGTTTCGGCAACGAGTTCACGCAAAATCAAGGTTTTGCGAAGCCGGCGAGGTCGTCTCAGCAGATCCATCAATCATCCTCCACTAACTCTTCGACGTGTGATGTCGGCGACAGACCAACCGCCCGGCAGAGCGACGGCAGATCCGGGTTTTCGGCCACGAAGGGATCGAATCCCTCGCCGCGGGCCGTCTCGGCGGTGGTCTCACCGATAGCGGCGCAGGGTAATCTCTCTTTATAAGCCAGGACAAAGGATGTTACGGCCGAGGGACTGGCAAAGAGGATAACGTCGCCCGGTTTGAATGGGTTTTCCGGCAATTCAGCGGCCGGCACCGGCTCGGTTTTGTACAAGGGAAGCTCCGTGACCGAAAATCCGGCCTGCGTGAGATCGGCCTTCGGCTGCGCCAGGCGCTTTAAGGCGCCCGGAAGCAGCACCCGCGCCGGCGCTTTCACCATCCGGCAAAAGAAGGTTGCCAGTTCATGGCCGGTCCTGACCCTCGCGCCCAGATCGTCACGATAGCCGCATGCGGCGAGAACGCCCGCTGTCCCCTCGCCCAACACCCCCAATTGCGCCGCCCCCGGACGGAGACCCGCTTCGAAAAAGGACCGGACTCCCTGCGGCGATGTAAAAAGGATCCAATCAAATCCGGCCGTGTCGACGGCCGCGGGCGCCTTGAGGGGCGAGAAGCGGATGAGGGGCAAGTTCAGCACGTCGATGCCGATCGATTTTAGGGAGGTCTCCCATTGCCGGTTCTG encodes:
- the hemB gene encoding porphobilinogen synthase; protein product: MDLLRRPRRLRKTLILRELVAETSLAPRHLVTPHFVVEGNGVSEEIPSMPGVKHVSVDSLLGEIASDVGLGLKSHLLFGIPGKKDEAGEGAADKDGIIPRALRALRERFGEEIILITDVCLCAYTTHGHCGLMKNGEVVNDESVQQLAKMALVHAEAGADIVSPSDMMDGRVAGIRNLLDDKGYTNVSILAYSAKYASAYYGPFRDACDSSPQGDRKTYQMDYRNSREAVLEALLDIDEGADMIMVKPALAYLDIVAKLRAESLVPVVVYNVSGEFSMVKAAVAAGYADEAALVLENLFAMRRAGADLIITYHGREACQKGWIQ
- a CDS encoding uroporphyrinogen-III synthase, which gives rise to MTRAREQNRQWETSLKSIGIDVLNLPLIRFSPLKAPAAVDTAGFDWILFTSPQGVRSFFEAGLRPGAAQLGVLGEGTAGVLAACGYRDDLGARVRTGHELATFFCRMVKAPARVLLPGALKRLAQPKADLTQAGFSVTELPLYKTEPVPAAELPENPFKPGDVILFASPSAVTSFVLAYKERLPCAAIGETTAETARGEGFDPFVAENPDLPSLCRAVGLSPTSHVEELVEDD